One window from the genome of Isachenkonia alkalipeptolytica encodes:
- a CDS encoding cobalamin B12-binding domain-containing protein gives MSLLMNYADERFVEIAQKVFTEQFKRDPQLEDEMDERRKKLMYDDVVYNISYLMTAVYFKDQKIFEGYAIWIYELLCNLMKDLDRDRIMTQMNDHYRILSEILNQEGEALLSEEEQETATAYLNLAIEVTEKAETKIRYSTQFKEGAHYEIRKMYLEALMRNETREAHRVIIEAREEGVPLVEIYDTILGKTMHEVGELWHRHVITVDKEHYMTAVTQAVMASFYSEIFSQPRKNKRMVSCAVGSELHELGIRMLSDLFEEKGWDTYYLGAALPEESILHAIGEHEPQLLALSVTMPLHLPVCERIVARIKETYPKVKIAVGGHAFINTNELWKRWGIDYYSTTGRELIDWAEEEFQ, from the coding sequence ATGAGTTTACTGATGAATTATGCCGATGAGAGATTTGTAGAGATTGCTCAGAAGGTCTTTACAGAACAATTTAAACGGGATCCACAGCTCGAAGACGAGATGGATGAACGTAGAAAAAAACTGATGTATGACGATGTGGTCTATAATATCAGTTATTTGATGACCGCGGTTTACTTTAAGGACCAAAAAATATTTGAAGGATATGCAATCTGGATTTACGAACTGTTATGTAATTTAATGAAAGACTTGGACCGGGATCGAATTATGACGCAAATGAACGATCATTATAGAATTCTATCGGAAATATTAAATCAAGAGGGAGAGGCACTGCTCTCCGAAGAAGAACAGGAAACCGCAACAGCGTACTTGAATCTTGCCATTGAGGTCACGGAAAAAGCAGAAACGAAGATCCGTTATTCTACACAGTTTAAAGAAGGGGCCCACTATGAGATTCGAAAAATGTATCTGGAGGCTTTAATGAGAAACGAAACTAGAGAGGCCCATAGAGTGATAATAGAGGCTAGGGAAGAGGGTGTGCCTCTGGTTGAAATTTATGATACGATACTTGGAAAAACCATGCATGAAGTAGGGGAGTTGTGGCACCGCCATGTGATCACGGTGGATAAGGAACACTATATGACAGCGGTCACACAAGCAGTAATGGCAAGTTTTTATAGTGAAATTTTCTCGCAACCGAGAAAAAATAAAAGGATGGTATCCTGTGCGGTAGGCAGTGAACTTCATGAATTAGGGATCCGAATGCTTTCCGATCTCTTTGAAGAAAAGGGATGGGATACCTACTACTTAGGCGCCGCTTTGCCGGAAGAGTCCATTCTACATGCCATCGGCGAGCATGAACCGCAACTCCTTGCCCTGTCCGTAACAATGCCCCTTCATCTTCCGGTTTGTGAAAGAATTGTGGCAAGAATAAAAGAGACCTATCCGAAGGTTAAAATTGCCGTGGGAGGACATGCGTTCATTAATACCAATGAATTGTGGAAACGCTGGGGTATAGATTATTATTCCACCACAGGTAGAGAACTCATAGACTGGGCAGAAGAAGAATTTCAATAA
- a CDS encoding radical SAM protein, with protein MAHSDKNQNADKEKIMNHDNKESTGKNNDKVPINRIIPVSTVDGPGARTAVFVQGCNLVCEFCHNPETQAIEGHNLPRKTAAEVFEEIRPNLPFIRGITVSGGECALYPRFLTALFTLAKAEGLTTLMDTNGSIDLSGFSELMKVIDGVMLDIKAWDPEVFYRLTGKKATGALPVNLHYLASTGKLEEIRLVCQENWVDIETALNKVAEKIPRYYGKIPLKLIAFRSHGVTGKMKKAASPGPDRMEAYKKIAEELGYERIIVK; from the coding sequence ATGGCACACAGTGATAAAAATCAAAACGCCGATAAGGAGAAAATCATGAACCATGATAACAAGGAATCCACCGGAAAAAACAACGATAAGGTACCGATCAATCGGATCATTCCCGTATCCACGGTGGATGGTCCCGGTGCTAGGACCGCGGTGTTTGTCCAGGGGTGCAACTTAGTCTGTGAGTTCTGTCATAACCCGGAGACCCAGGCTATTGAAGGTCATAATTTGCCCCGAAAGACCGCGGCCGAGGTTTTTGAGGAAATTCGACCTAACCTCCCTTTTATTCGGGGCATCACCGTATCCGGTGGAGAATGCGCTTTGTATCCCCGGTTTTTAACAGCGCTGTTTACCCTGGCTAAGGCGGAGGGGCTAACGACTTTGATGGACACCAACGGTTCCATCGATCTAAGCGGTTTTTCAGAACTCATGAAGGTCATCGACGGAGTGATGCTGGATATTAAGGCCTGGGATCCGGAGGTTTTTTATCGGCTCACCGGGAAAAAAGCCACCGGGGCCTTACCGGTAAACCTCCATTACCTGGCCTCTACGGGAAAGCTTGAAGAAATCCGTCTGGTTTGTCAGGAAAACTGGGTGGACATTGAAACGGCTTTAAACAAAGTGGCAGAGAAGATTCCCCGGTACTACGGAAAAATCCCGTTGAAACTGATCGCTTTTCGTAGCCACGGCGTTACAGGAAAGATGAAAAAAGCAGCAAGCCCCGGCCCGGATCGGATGGAGGCATATAAAAAAATTGCCGAGGAGCTGGGATACGAAAGAATCATCGTTAAATAA
- a CDS encoding PQQ-dependent sugar dehydrogenase: MVKRFTFDGEGSLTGEEDLFRDWGRIRAITYHEGSLYISTSNQDGLGTPGEEDDLLIRVTPQ, from the coding sequence ATGGTAAAACGCTTCACCTTCGACGGGGAAGGCTCCCTCACCGGTGAAGAGGACCTGTTCCGGGACTGGGGTAGAATTCGGGCGATCACCTACCATGAAGGCTCCCTGTATATCTCCACCAGTAACCAAGACGGACTGGGAACTCCCGGGGAGGAGGACGATCTTTTAATTCGGGTCACGCCGCAGTAG
- a CDS encoding YjjI family glycine radical enzyme: MFDKDSAYEILTSQKLTHEQKLMQLAKAAENGIDVLEISDSMEKHFENGSIHDLFEGGAPYRPRYIMPDYQKFIRRGSEFLKIDPPKDLDELIFALMTIYRHTPSITNFPVYLGNLDQLIEPFIGELSDQEVIKKLTLFFNYLDRTITDSFSHGNIGPKESRGGYLILEAEKGLQNAVPNFTVKYDPDQTSDQFMKKAIETSLACSNPAICNHRANREVYEGEYGISSCYNILPVKGGAYTLTRLTLTKLAEVADGVDNFMEDLLPEVTELIGEYMAQRIRFMVEKSGFFESSFLVKEGLISKDRFVGMFGVTGLAEAVNTLLKDRGLIYGKDREADELGTSILERVKFLVDKLEAPYSPVTGGKYVLHAQVGIDTDLGVTSGVRIPVGDEPEDFIEHLRHSSRYHKYFPAGVGDIFPIATHVDANLDSLLDVVKGAMEIGVHYMSFYAADSDLVRITGYLVKRSEMEKYEKNQAVLQNTTHLGAPSYKVNKLAERKVRMTD, encoded by the coding sequence ATGTTTGATAAAGACAGTGCCTATGAAATACTAACCTCACAAAAGCTGACCCATGAACAAAAATTGATGCAGCTGGCCAAAGCGGCGGAAAACGGGATCGATGTCCTGGAAATATCGGATTCCATGGAAAAGCACTTTGAAAACGGCAGTATCCATGATTTATTTGAAGGGGGTGCCCCCTATCGTCCCCGTTACATTATGCCTGATTACCAAAAGTTTATTCGAAGGGGAAGTGAATTCCTAAAAATCGATCCACCGAAGGATTTGGACGAATTGATTTTCGCCTTGATGACGATCTATCGTCACACCCCTTCAATTACGAATTTTCCCGTGTACCTGGGGAACTTGGATCAATTAATCGAACCCTTTATCGGAGAGCTTTCCGATCAGGAGGTCATTAAGAAACTTACGCTGTTTTTCAATTATCTGGACCGAACCATTACTGACTCTTTCTCTCATGGAAACATCGGACCCAAGGAGAGTCGGGGCGGATATCTGATTTTGGAGGCGGAGAAAGGACTGCAAAATGCAGTGCCGAACTTTACGGTGAAGTACGACCCGGACCAGACCTCGGATCAGTTTATGAAAAAGGCCATTGAGACCTCCCTTGCCTGTTCCAATCCTGCGATTTGTAATCACAGGGCCAACCGGGAAGTCTATGAAGGGGAATACGGAATTTCAAGTTGCTATAACATTCTTCCCGTAAAGGGAGGGGCCTATACCCTAACCCGATTAACGCTGACAAAACTTGCGGAAGTCGCTGACGGTGTGGATAATTTCATGGAGGACTTACTCCCTGAGGTCACGGAACTGATCGGAGAGTACATGGCTCAACGGATCCGATTTATGGTGGAAAAATCCGGATTTTTTGAAAGCAGTTTTCTGGTGAAGGAAGGACTGATTTCGAAGGATCGATTCGTGGGTATGTTTGGGGTAACCGGCCTTGCGGAAGCGGTGAATACCTTGTTAAAAGACCGGGGCCTAATCTATGGAAAGGACCGGGAGGCCGATGAACTGGGAACAAGCATCCTGGAACGGGTGAAATTCCTGGTGGATAAATTGGAAGCACCCTACTCTCCTGTTACAGGGGGGAAATACGTGCTTCATGCCCAGGTGGGAATTGATACGGACCTGGGGGTAACCTCCGGAGTACGGATCCCCGTAGGGGACGAACCCGAGGACTTTATCGAACATCTGAGACATTCTTCAAGATACCATAAGTATTTTCCCGCCGGAGTGGGGGATATTTTCCCGATTGCAACCCATGTGGATGCCAACTTGGATTCTCTGTTGGACGTGGTAAAGGGCGCCATGGAGATAGGGGTGCATTACATGTCCTTTTACGCCGCGGATTCGGATTTGGTACGGATCACCGGTTACTTGGTAAAACGAAGCGAGATGGAAAAATATGAGAAGAATCAAGCGGTGCTCCAAAACACCACTCATTTAGGAGCCCCCAGTTATAAGGTTAATAAACTTGCAGAGCGGAAGGTCCGAATGACGGATTAA
- a CDS encoding 4Fe-4S dicluster domain-containing protein — protein sequence MKKYDERDNMFARMNLTPGTPEYREYYNEHPELKESDDALRAMAPLGGAGSATFHSVHTPLVGSAFQFLSEMKHLSEGAPASEKTPLPSPDEMTKLLKGLAGFYGAKLTGIAPMNPRHFYSHRGREAESYGNEVDCDHPYGIVFAVEMDKEMIFHAPDVPEALAAVKGYVDTAVIGMMISYYIRSLGYQARNHMDGNYLLIAPLVAEDAGLGEIGRHGLLITKEYGPRVRLGVVTTDLPLVADNKESFGIPEFCRLCKRCAQSCPGKAIPSGEQTLIDGEPRWRISDTACYQRWRMLGTDCGICVASCPFSIGLDQESVRKMGDSPEVMRQLLRDFNQKHPLRPVNRDPVKWFTSHPKD from the coding sequence ATGAAAAAGTATGATGAACGAGATAATATGTTTGCCCGTATGAATTTAACCCCCGGAACCCCGGAGTACCGGGAGTATTATAATGAGCACCCGGAGCTGAAGGAATCTGATGATGCTCTACGGGCCATGGCTCCCCTGGGCGGGGCCGGAAGCGCCACCTTCCATTCGGTGCATACACCCTTGGTTGGGTCCGCCTTTCAGTTTTTGTCGGAAATGAAGCACCTTAGCGAAGGTGCTCCGGCCTCCGAAAAAACCCCGCTTCCTTCCCCCGATGAAATGACAAAGCTGTTAAAAGGGCTGGCCGGCTTTTATGGAGCGAAGCTCACCGGGATCGCTCCGATGAACCCGCGGCACTTTTATTCCCATCGGGGTAGGGAAGCCGAAAGTTATGGGAACGAAGTAGACTGTGACCATCCCTACGGTATTGTTTTTGCCGTGGAGATGGATAAGGAGATGATCTTTCACGCCCCGGATGTTCCCGAAGCCTTGGCTGCAGTAAAGGGCTACGTGGATACGGCGGTAATCGGCATGATGATTTCTTATTATATCCGATCCTTAGGATATCAGGCGCGAAACCACATGGACGGCAATTACCTGCTGATCGCGCCCTTGGTTGCAGAAGATGCGGGTCTCGGTGAAATCGGCCGCCATGGACTGTTAATTACCAAGGAATACGGTCCCCGGGTGCGCCTGGGCGTTGTTACCACTGACCTGCCCCTGGTGGCTGATAATAAAGAGTCCTTCGGGATCCCGGAGTTTTGCCGGCTATGCAAGCGCTGCGCCCAGTCCTGCCCCGGAAAAGCCATCCCCTCGGGAGAGCAAACACTCATTGACGGCGAACCCCGGTGGAGAATTTCTGACACCGCCTGCTATCAGCGCTGGCGAATGCTCGGTACCGACTGTGGCATCTGTGTGGCCAGCTGCCCCTTCAGCATCGGTCTTGACCAGGAGAGCGTGAGGAAAATGGGGGATTCTCCTGAAGTGATGCGTCAACTTCTCAGGGATTTCAACCAAAAACATCCTCTACGACCGGTGAATCGGGATCCGGTCAAGTGGTTTACCTCCCACCCTAAGGATTAA
- a CDS encoding LacI family DNA-binding transcriptional regulator, with product MKTTLKDIADATGVSITAVSKVLNGKPIRISDKKRKEILAVAEGMNYRANPAARALVTNRSGLIGLIVPDIENPYFSRLAKHLEKHCLHQGSVLLILNSNEQAEGDLRLLDVLSSRQVEAIFYCPSFEAFNDHRVKEKLTKLSIPLIQVDRAFTSLPYSKVVFDNEQGAYEATGHLLSKGHQKIGIIAPPIIQGHPADRLQGYRRALNEKGCVPEGSWIFYGDYDYNSGYQGGKALLETEVTAVFSCNDRMTLGFLKALREQGKSVPKDLSLVSNDNVAEDFTFGLAVTTVIQDAALLADASFHAYRTLRENGKITETLLQPTFIERDSVDELTKP from the coding sequence ATGAAAACCACCCTGAAAGACATCGCCGATGCCACCGGTGTTTCCATCACTGCAGTATCAAAGGTGCTGAACGGAAAACCTATTCGTATCAGCGACAAAAAACGAAAAGAAATCCTCGCCGTCGCCGAGGGAATGAACTACCGGGCCAACCCGGCGGCCAGGGCCCTGGTTACCAACCGCTCCGGTCTAATCGGTCTGATCGTACCGGATATTGAAAATCCCTACTTCTCCAGGCTAGCCAAACATCTGGAAAAACACTGTCTACACCAGGGAAGCGTATTGTTAATCTTAAACAGTAATGAACAGGCCGAAGGGGATCTTCGGCTGCTGGATGTTCTTTCCTCCCGCCAGGTGGAGGCCATTTTTTACTGCCCCAGTTTCGAAGCCTTTAACGACCATCGGGTAAAGGAGAAGCTGACCAAGCTTTCTATTCCGTTGATCCAGGTGGACCGGGCCTTTACCTCCCTCCCTTACAGTAAAGTGGTTTTTGATAATGAACAGGGGGCCTACGAAGCAACGGGGCACTTGCTTTCCAAAGGCCATCAAAAAATCGGAATCATTGCCCCTCCTATAATCCAAGGGCATCCCGCCGATCGGCTACAGGGTTATCGAAGAGCGCTTAACGAAAAAGGTTGCGTTCCCGAGGGTTCATGGATTTTTTATGGAGACTACGACTACAACAGCGGTTATCAGGGGGGAAAAGCCCTCTTGGAAACCGAGGTTACCGCTGTATTTTCCTGCAACGATCGAATGACCCTGGGCTTTTTAAAAGCCCTGCGGGAACAGGGGAAATCCGTGCCGAAGGACCTGTCTTTGGTCAGCAACGACAATGTCGCCGAAGACTTCACCTTCGGCCTTGCGGTTACCACGGTGATTCAGGATGCGGCTTTGCTGGCGGATGCCTCCTTTCATGCTTATCGAACCTTAAGGGAAAACGGGAAAATTACCGAAACCCTGCTCCAACCTACCTTTATTGAGCGGGATAGTGTTGATGAGCTTACAAAACCTTAG
- a CDS encoding DUF429 domain-containing protein: protein MMFIGIDLAWTYKKETGICILDESGEVRYLESKVFNNQELLQLIRDHAYEGIAVAIDAPLVVKNETGSREAERALMRGRIHGHRLFAFMASRRFLINNFGEIRGEKLAGMILEAFPQMDFRLSPEPGQSTIVESFPTGICVGLFPDIAPVKYKRKSKIPYAETKGEMERLLHQLAVLEDKGTVKGLSPKLYSEGFELNKKNHKHLEDKIDAFLCAYGLFAVFQEMAEPRIFGDIPEGFIMIPVKN, encoded by the coding sequence ATGATGTTTATAGGAATCGATCTGGCCTGGACCTATAAGAAGGAAACGGGAATCTGCATCCTGGATGAGTCCGGAGAGGTCCGGTATTTGGAATCGAAAGTATTCAATAATCAAGAGTTATTGCAGTTGATCAGGGACCATGCTTATGAAGGGATTGCTGTTGCCATCGACGCTCCCCTTGTGGTGAAAAACGAGACCGGATCCCGGGAAGCGGAACGGGCATTAATGCGGGGGCGAATTCACGGGCATCGCCTGTTTGCATTTATGGCCAGCCGAAGGTTTTTAATCAACAACTTCGGAGAAATTCGGGGAGAGAAGCTAGCCGGGATGATTCTTGAGGCATTCCCCCAAATGGACTTTCGTTTATCCCCGGAACCGGGACAATCCACAATTGTGGAATCCTTCCCTACGGGAATTTGTGTGGGACTTTTTCCGGATATCGCCCCTGTGAAATATAAAAGGAAAAGTAAGATTCCCTACGCGGAAACCAAAGGTGAAATGGAGCGCCTCCTCCATCAACTAGCGGTGCTGGAAGACAAGGGGACCGTAAAAGGCCTCTCGCCAAAGCTTTATTCAGAAGGGTTTGAGCTCAACAAGAAAAACCATAAACACCTGGAAGACAAAATCGATGCCTTTCTCTGTGCCTATGGTTTATTTGCTGTTTTTCAGGAAATGGCTGAGCCCAGAATTTTCGGTGATATACCGGAAGGATTTATTATGATTCCTGTCAAGAATTAA
- a CDS encoding ABC transporter permease, producing MMKSYLFTLYLKTKLDLKSAEILITYYAVPLLFFLVMGAVFTSTMPEAKETLIASMAIFAVTMGALIGTPSGILEYMGTDLRKTFKSVGIPLHTIISTTVISGLVNLSVMSVVIFIIAPMAYDATRPQNLGVFILGLIAFTLTTLLIGILIGLYGKTTSQVTMLSQVIFLPSMMLSGIMFPLEMLPTPLEYAGMILPTTHGMKILSGNPLEVSSLLIILGMILGATGLIAYKLEKLKMDF from the coding sequence ATGATGAAAAGCTATTTATTCACCCTTTATTTAAAAACCAAGCTGGATTTAAAAAGCGCGGAAATACTGATCACCTATTACGCAGTCCCCCTGTTGTTTTTCCTGGTTATGGGGGCGGTATTCACCTCTACCATGCCCGAGGCCAAGGAAACATTGATTGCATCCATGGCGATTTTTGCCGTAACCATGGGGGCCTTAATTGGGACTCCCTCCGGAATCCTAGAGTATATGGGAACGGATCTGCGAAAAACCTTTAAATCCGTAGGAATCCCCCTGCATACCATTATCAGTACCACGGTAATTTCCGGGCTGGTGAATCTTTCCGTGATGAGTGTAGTCATTTTTATTATCGCTCCAATGGCTTACGACGCAACAAGACCGCAGAATTTAGGCGTATTTATCCTTGGGTTGATTGCCTTTACCTTGACTACCCTACTGATAGGAATTCTGATCGGACTTTATGGGAAAACCACTTCCCAAGTGACCATGCTATCCCAGGTGATTTTCCTGCCTTCCATGATGCTTTCGGGAATTATGTTTCCTCTGGAAATGCTGCCCACACCTCTGGAATACGCTGGGATGATCCTCCCCACCACCCATGGAATGAAAATTCTAAGCGGCAACCCCTTGGAGGTTTCCAGTTTACTGATCATACTGGGCATGATCCTGGGGGCGACGGGATTGATTGCTTATAAGCTGGAAAAATTGAAAATGGACTTTTAG
- a CDS encoding alpha/beta hydrolase family protein has protein sequence MIGTKIDDIARYKFLSGVQHAPNGEYACFVVHQGNLEDNEYQSNIWLYKTKEDKYIRLTGLDKETSYIWLKDNETILFPALRDEKDKEKKESGEAFTQYYQLNIHGGEAQKSFRIPKSVHQIKQIDPNTFIFTAGYNATKKDVSTLDEEEKKKELKKRKEEKDYEVLDEIPFWTNGKGFSNKDRNRLYLYYRDTEKIEALTGEDTTIGGFNLSEDQTQVVYTATTYKDKMPLTNKVYLQNLASKEVREISPDEDFSYGYVNFITEDQVICTGKDHKSYGLNENPQFHRIDINTRSRTNLTPDFDRSIGNSVGSDCRYGGSVAGTIQKEGDHVYFTTTEGYSSYLNRIDTQGNMERIIETTGTVDDYSVKGDSLLFIGLRGLKLQELYKQQGKEETALTDFNQWVEKERKLSTPEALTVKTAEGVEIDGWVMRPVDFDEKKKYPGILNIHGGPKTVYGENFFHEMQYWAGEGYVVFFSNPRGGDGKGNKFADIRGKYGTIDYEDLMKFTDEVLEKYNFIDENRVGVTGGSYGGFMTNWIIGHTHRFKAAASQRSISNWISKFNTTDIGYFFVEDQNQTTPWEDHEKIWEQSPLKYANKVKTPTLFIHAEEDYRCWVVEGLQMFTALKYHGVDARMCMFRDENHELSRSGKPKHRVRRLKEITDWFDHYLRS, from the coding sequence ATGATTGGCACAAAAATTGATGACATTGCCCGTTACAAATTTTTATCGGGAGTCCAGCACGCTCCCAACGGAGAATACGCGTGTTTCGTTGTGCACCAGGGAAATCTGGAGGATAACGAATACCAGTCCAATATTTGGCTGTACAAAACCAAGGAAGACAAGTACATCCGCTTAACCGGTCTGGATAAAGAAACCAGCTATATTTGGCTGAAGGATAACGAAACCATTTTATTTCCCGCCCTCAGGGATGAAAAGGACAAAGAAAAGAAGGAGTCGGGAGAAGCGTTTACCCAGTATTATCAACTGAACATCCACGGAGGTGAGGCTCAAAAATCCTTTCGAATCCCCAAAAGCGTCCACCAGATCAAACAAATTGACCCGAATACCTTTATTTTTACCGCGGGATACAATGCTACAAAAAAGGATGTAAGCACCCTCGATGAGGAGGAGAAGAAAAAGGAACTCAAAAAAAGAAAAGAAGAAAAGGACTATGAAGTCCTGGACGAGATCCCCTTTTGGACCAATGGAAAGGGCTTTTCCAACAAAGACCGGAATCGTCTTTATCTTTATTACCGGGATACGGAAAAAATCGAAGCCTTAACCGGAGAGGACACCACCATTGGCGGGTTCAATCTCAGTGAAGATCAAACCCAAGTGGTCTATACCGCCACCACTTATAAAGATAAGATGCCATTAACCAATAAAGTATATCTACAAAACCTGGCCTCCAAGGAAGTTAGGGAAATCAGTCCCGATGAGGACTTCAGCTACGGATATGTAAACTTTATTACCGAAGATCAGGTGATTTGTACCGGGAAGGATCATAAGAGCTATGGATTAAATGAAAACCCCCAGTTCCATCGGATTGATATTAATACCCGATCAAGAACAAACCTTACACCGGACTTTGATCGAAGCATCGGAAACTCCGTGGGTTCCGATTGCCGATACGGCGGATCTGTGGCGGGAACCATTCAAAAGGAAGGAGATCATGTATACTTTACCACTACGGAAGGGTACAGTTCCTATTTAAATCGGATCGATACCCAGGGGAATATGGAAAGAATCATTGAAACCACCGGTACCGTGGACGACTACTCGGTAAAAGGGGACTCGCTCCTGTTTATCGGTCTAAGAGGCCTGAAACTCCAGGAATTGTATAAACAACAGGGAAAAGAAGAAACCGCCTTAACCGATTTTAATCAGTGGGTGGAAAAAGAGCGAAAGCTTTCAACCCCTGAAGCCTTAACCGTTAAAACCGCCGAAGGGGTGGAAATTGACGGGTGGGTAATGCGTCCCGTGGACTTCGACGAAAAGAAAAAGTACCCGGGGATTCTGAATATCCATGGGGGTCCCAAAACCGTTTATGGAGAAAATTTCTTTCATGAAATGCAGTACTGGGCCGGTGAGGGATATGTAGTTTTCTTCTCGAATCCTCGAGGGGGAGATGGTAAGGGCAACAAATTTGCCGATATTCGAGGGAAATACGGAACCATTGATTACGAAGATTTGATGAAATTTACCGATGAAGTACTGGAAAAGTATAACTTCATCGATGAAAATAGGGTTGGCGTAACCGGAGGTTCCTACGGCGGATTTATGACTAACTGGATTATCGGTCATACCCACCGATTTAAAGCGGCGGCCTCCCAGCGAAGTATTTCCAACTGGATTTCAAAATTCAATACGACGGATATCGGATACTTTTTCGTGGAGGATCAAAATCAAACTACTCCCTGGGAAGACCATGAAAAGATCTGGGAACAGTCTCCGCTGAAATATGCAAATAAGGTAAAAACCCCGACACTCTTTATTCACGCCGAGGAAGACTACCGATGCTGGGTGGTGGAAGGATTGCAGATGTTCACTGCCCTGAAATATCATGGGGTGGACGCCAGGATGTGCATGTTTAGAGACGAGAACCATGAACTCAGTCGAAGTGGGAAACCGAAGCACCGGGTTCGAAGATTAAAAGAAATAACCGACTGGTTTGATCATTATCTGAGATCCTAA
- a CDS encoding lactate utilization protein, protein MKYDRLIRNLEKNRYKVSYFQDAKEATKYLEQEIQGVTVGFGDSETLSVLNLQRILAKNNTAIDPSTGDKDTFVEIGKKTLTTEVFLTSVNGVAETGEMVNIDGTGNRVAGSIFGHRKVYFIFGTNKIESTLDQAIWRARNIAAPQNAKRLGLKTPCAIKGDRCYECDSEDRICNTMNIHLKKMNNTRAEVIIINKPLGL, encoded by the coding sequence ATGAAGTATGACCGCCTGATTCGTAATCTGGAAAAAAATCGTTACAAAGTATCCTACTTCCAGGATGCCAAGGAAGCGACAAAATACCTTGAACAGGAAATTCAGGGAGTAACGGTGGGCTTTGGAGATTCCGAAACTTTGTCCGTTTTGAATCTGCAACGGATCCTGGCAAAAAACAATACCGCGATTGACCCATCCACCGGTGATAAGGATACTTTTGTGGAGATCGGTAAAAAAACTCTGACCACCGAAGTGTTTCTTACGTCGGTCAACGGGGTGGCGGAAACCGGAGAGATGGTCAACATCGACGGTACCGGTAACCGGGTGGCGGGATCAATTTTCGGTCATAGGAAAGTATATTTCATCTTTGGAACCAATAAGATTGAATCCACCCTGGACCAGGCGATTTGGCGGGCGAGGAACATCGCAGCTCCCCAAAATGCCAAGCGCCTGGGGCTGAAAACCCCCTGCGCCATAAAAGGGGATCGCTGTTATGAGTGTGACAGTGAAGACCGGATCTGCAACACCATGAATATCCATCTGAAAAAAATGAATAATACCCGGGCGGAAGTGATCATCATCAACAAACCCCTGGGTCTTTAG
- a CDS encoding peroxiredoxin codes for MEGNPAPVFDLPVTGGGNVTRDELKGKKYILYFYPKDNTPGUQTEASEFRDSYEELKGLGYEIFGISKDGMKSHDKFKEKNMLPFELISDQEKELHQAFDVLKEKNMFGKKVMGTERSTFIIDEEGMVVKAFRGVKSKGHVADVLEYLKG; via the coding sequence ATGGAAGGAAACCCCGCCCCAGTCTTTGATCTGCCCGTTACAGGAGGGGGAAATGTAACCAGGGATGAACTGAAAGGAAAGAAGTATATACTCTACTTTTACCCGAAGGACAACACCCCGGGATGACAGACGGAAGCCTCTGAGTTCAGAGACAGCTATGAAGAATTGAAAGGTTTGGGTTATGAAATCTTCGGTATCAGTAAGGACGGAATGAAAAGTCACGATAAGTTTAAAGAGAAGAACATGCTTCCCTTTGAGCTGATCAGTGATCAGGAAAAAGAGCTTCATCAGGCCTTCGATGTATTGAAGGAAAAGAATATGTTCGGAAAAAAAGTCATGGGTACGGAACGGTCCACCTTTATCATCGATGAAGAGGGCATGGTGGTCAAGGCCTTTCGAGGGGTGAAATCCAAGGGACATGTGGCCGATGTTTTAGAATATCTGAAGGGTTAA